In one window of Mercurialis annua linkage group LG4, ddMerAnnu1.2, whole genome shotgun sequence DNA:
- the LOC126679561 gene encoding pentatricopeptide repeat-containing protein At5g02830, chloroplastic, which translates to MRELVLLASSSSSSIFTPPNPSPPHHHHRHYSSKPKTKVPSPSLPKPVTTLHSSSPLLSTAQTLHHNTANYLDLAAQLADDGLLHEFVVLAESVIASGVEASQFFAGLNAAVVAKGIFKNLRQRNVEGVVEVLKRVHQLGLPPLKLFDAASLDLLRIECLNIVNFGDLDEILLLMETLAGFSFKIKELVEPSRVIKICVYKRNPLMAVRFAKLFPHEGILICSIIKNFGKKGDLESALVAYEAYSQNWSVPNMYVCRAIIDVCGLCGDYMKSRYIYEDMLNQKLIPNVYVFNSLMNVNAHDLGYTMHLYKKMQNIGVSADMTSYNILLKSCSVARKVDLAQEIYREAKQLELAGLLKLDDFTYCTIIKIFADAKLWQLALKVKEDMLSSGITPSTFTWSSLMSSCANVGLVEQAIKLFEEMILAGCSPNAQCCNILIHACVEACQYDRAFRLFHTWKGGEVQDTDTFSEGYINDMDGISSAMHAHRDSIITVQNLASNSLHLCYINKLPFTPSLTTYNTLMKACGSDYNRAKALMDEMETLGLSPNRISWSILIDICGSSGNMDGAIQILKNMRMAGVEPDVIAYTTAIKVCVQSKFLKMAFSLFVEMKRYQIKPNLVTYDTLLRNRTGYGSLKEVQQYLAIYQDMRKAGYKSNDSYLKQLIEEWCEGVIQDNYQCQDELEPCKSTDLGRPHSLLLEKVAAHLHNNVSESLSIDLQGLTKVEARIVVLAVLRMVKENYILGHSVKDDMWITLGIHQADVVPATKQSELKKAIFQLLQNELGLEVRIAVPGSTTDLQTDMKIPVDSHQNLSSSFETDQKIMSSPRRPIVLQRLKVSKNSLLQWLQRRVGENRR; encoded by the exons ATGAGAGAGCTAGTTCTGCTagcctcctcctcctcctcttcaATCTTTACACCTCCAAATCCATCTCCTCCgcaccaccaccaccgccatTATTCCAGTAAACCCAAAACCAAAGTACCCTCCCCCTCTCTACCCAAACCCGTCACCACCCTCCATTCTTCCTCTCCGCTTCTCTCCACCGCACAAACCCTCCACCACAACACCGCCAACTACCTCGACCTCGCTGCTCAACTCGCCGACGACGGTCTTCTCCATGAGTTTGTTGTACTTGCTGAGTCTGTGATTGCTTCTGGAGTTGAGGCGTCGCAATTCTTTGCTGGATTAAATGCGGCCGTTGTTGCCAAGGGTATTTTCAAGAATCTTCGTCAGAGAAATGTGGAGGGTGTTGTTGAGGTTCTTAAGAGAGTTCATCAACTTGGGCTTCCTcctttgaaactgtttgatgcTGCTTCTTTGGATTTACTTAGAATTGAGTGTTTAAATATTGTTAATTTTGGTGATTTGGATGAAATTCTGTTGTTAATGGAGACTCTTGCCG GTTTTTCCTTCAAAATCAAGGAGCTTGTGGAACCATCTAGAGTTATTAAAATctgcgtttataaacgtaatcCACTCATGGCTGTGAG ATTTGCTAAGCTTTTTCCGCATGAAGGTATATTAATATGTAGCATTATTAAGAACTTTGGGAAAAAGGGGGATTTGGAATCTGCTTTGGTTGCTTATGAAGCATACTCGCAAAACTGGAGTGTTCCGAATATGTATGTATGTCGCGCCATTATTGATGTTTGTGGTCTTTGTGGTGACTATATGAAATCCAGGTACATCTATGAG GACATGCTCAATCAGAAGCTCATCCCAAATGTCTATGTTTTCAACAGTCTTATGAATGTGAATGCTCATGATTTGGGTTATACAATGCATTTGTACAAGAAGATGCAA AATATTGGTGTATCGGCGGATATGACGTCATATAATATCCTTTTGAAGTCATGCTCTGTTGCTAGAAAAGTGGACTTGGCCCAGGAAATTTATAGAGAAGCAAAACAGTTGGAATTAGCAGGACTACTGAAGTTGGATGACTTCACATACTGCACAATCATAAAG ATCTTTGCAGATGCAAAGTTGTGGCAACTTGCACTAAAAGTTAAAGAAGACATGCTATCATCCGGTATCACCCCTAGTACATTTACGTGGTCATCACTGATGAGTTCGTGTGCTAATGTGGGACTTGTAGAGCAGgcaattaaattatttgaagAGATGATTCTAGCTGGATGTTCACCAAATGCACAGTGTTGCAACATTCTTATACATGCTTGTGTAGAAGCTTGCCAGTATGATAGAGCTTTCCGGCTTTTCCACACCTGGAAGGGAGGTGAAGTCCAAGATACAGATACTTTCAGCGAAGGTTACATCAATGACATGGATGGTATTTCAAGCGCAATGCATGCTCACAGAGATTCTATTATTACTGTGCAAAATCTAGCATCTAATTCGCTTCATCTATGCTATATTAATAAGTTGCCCTTCACACCCTCATTGACAACATACAATACATTAATGAAAGCGTGTGGTAGCGATTACAATCGTGCAAAGGCCTTAATGGACGAGATGGAGACACTGGGGCTTTCCCCCAATCGTATAAGTTGGTCAATCTTGATTGATATATGCGGAAGTTCTGGCAACATGGATGGAGCCATACAG ATTTTGAAGAACATGCGAATGGCTGGGGTTGAACCTGATGTTATTGCATATACAACGGCTATTAAG GTTTGTGTACAAAGTAAATTCTTGAAGATGGCATTTTCATTATTTGTGGAAATGAAAAGAtaccaaataaaaccaaatctg GTGACATATGACACATTGCTACGAAATCGTACCGGGTATGGTTCTCTAAAAGAAGTGCAACAATACCTGGCTATATATCAGGATATGAGGAAAGCAGG GTACAAATCTAATGATTCCTATCTTAAACAACTAATCGAGGAATGGTGTGAAGGAGTAATACAAGATAATTACCAGTGCCAAGATGAGTTAGAACCATGCAAGAGCACCGACTTAGGCAGACCTCACAGTCTACTCCTTGAGAAAGTTGCTGCGCACTTGCACAACAATGTTTCTGAAAGCCTATCAATTGACCTGCAGGGCCTTACAAAG GTTGAAGCTCGAATTGTGGTTCTTGCAGTTCTCCGGATGGTCAAAGAGAATTATATCCTAG GACATTCAGTTAAAGATGATATGTGGATTACATTAGGAATCCATCAGGCAGATGTGGTTCCCGCCACAAAGCAATCAGAGTTGAAAAAGGCAATATTTCAGCTTCTGCAGAATGAACTAGGGCTCGAGGTTCGGATTGCAGTCCCTGGA